One window of Botrimarina mediterranea genomic DNA carries:
- a CDS encoding sigma-54 interaction domain-containing protein — translation MPTTASNFSKHSLDDLTSRPAADADAWVLGDSPRVRQIARHAEKAAEVQCTVLVTGETGSGKELWAKALHKLSPRADRAFVPVNCAALTATLAESQLFGHEKGAFTGAAGRSLGVFRAAEGGVVFLDEVGEMPLELQPKLLRVLQEGEVTPVGSSTPEKVNVQVIAATNRDLEVEVAEGRFREDLYYRLNMVELHVPALRERVEDIPCFVEFFAERYAAKYNRPRWNPTAERLQEFCEFAWPGNLRQLSHVIEQGYVLDCEPSLPCTRKASATGSRLPSMNLDELRAMALRQALNATGGHKGRAAKLLGVHANTMTRLLAQLDEEK, via the coding sequence ATGCCGACCACGGCGTCCAACTTTTCGAAACACTCTCTCGACGACCTGACGTCACGTCCGGCTGCGGACGCTGATGCTTGGGTGCTCGGCGACAGCCCCCGTGTGCGGCAGATTGCCCGCCACGCTGAGAAGGCCGCCGAGGTGCAGTGCACCGTCCTGGTGACCGGCGAGACCGGCTCTGGCAAAGAGCTCTGGGCCAAGGCACTCCACAAGCTCAGCCCCCGCGCCGACCGCGCGTTTGTCCCCGTTAACTGTGCGGCCCTGACCGCGACGCTGGCCGAGAGCCAGCTCTTCGGCCACGAGAAGGGCGCGTTCACCGGCGCCGCCGGACGAAGCCTGGGTGTCTTCCGCGCCGCCGAGGGGGGCGTCGTCTTTCTCGACGAAGTCGGCGAGATGCCCCTCGAGTTGCAGCCCAAGCTACTCCGGGTGCTGCAAGAAGGCGAGGTCACGCCCGTCGGCTCGTCCACGCCGGAGAAGGTCAACGTCCAGGTGATCGCCGCGACCAATCGTGACCTCGAGGTCGAGGTCGCCGAGGGCCGCTTCCGCGAAGACCTTTACTACCGGCTCAACATGGTTGAGCTGCACGTCCCTGCTTTGCGGGAACGCGTCGAAGACATTCCCTGTTTTGTGGAGTTCTTCGCCGAGCGCTACGCCGCTAAGTACAACCGACCGCGTTGGAATCCCACGGCCGAGCGGCTGCAAGAGTTCTGTGAGTTCGCTTGGCCCGGCAACCTGCGGCAGCTGTCGCACGTGATCGAGCAGGGCTATGTCCTCGATTGCGAGCCGTCGCTCCCATGCACTCGCAAAGCGAGCGCCACCGGTTCGCGGCTGCCGAGCATGAACCTCGACGAGCTTCGCGCCATGGCCCTCCGCCAAGCTCTCAACGCCACCGGCGGTCACAAAGGCCGGGCAGCAAAGCTCCTGGGCGTCCACGCCAATACGATGACCCGGCTGCTGGCGCAGCTCGACGAAGAGAAGTAA
- the lepB gene encoding signal peptidase I: protein MRSFASIRVTRGLSNALRFGVLLVTLVLLTNTFVAIGWLRPVVVVGDSMAPTFEPGERVLVRRWRTPQRWDVVVLQSTTGEDALLVKRVVGMPGETVTLLAGGVWADSRRVLPENQHAAASVYYGAFGAPEWRLGRDEWFVAGDNQLESIDSRNWAAPAGVPTRLIVGVVADFTSKWPPTPVK from the coding sequence ATGAGATCCTTCGCGTCGATTCGTGTCACTCGTGGGCTCTCCAACGCCCTGAGGTTCGGCGTTCTGTTGGTGACGCTCGTGCTGCTGACCAACACGTTCGTCGCGATTGGCTGGTTGCGGCCGGTTGTGGTGGTGGGCGATTCGATGGCGCCGACGTTCGAGCCCGGAGAGCGGGTGCTCGTGCGGCGTTGGCGGACGCCACAGCGGTGGGACGTGGTGGTCCTGCAATCGACGACCGGCGAGGACGCGCTGCTCGTGAAACGCGTCGTCGGCATGCCTGGCGAGACGGTCACGCTGTTGGCGGGCGGCGTGTGGGCCGACAGCCGGCGCGTGCTGCCCGAGAACCAACACGCCGCCGCTAGCGTCTACTATGGAGCGTTCGGCGCGCCCGAATGGCGGTTGGGCCGTGACGAGTGGTTCGTCGCTGGCGACAACCAGCTGGAGTCGATCGACAGCCGGAATTGGGCGGCGCCGGCGGGCGTGCCGACGCGGTTGATCGTGGGGGTCGTGGCCGATTTCACTTCGAAATGGCCACCGACTCCGGTAAAATGA
- the lptB gene encoding LPS export ABC transporter ATP-binding protein, whose translation MSLLEARGLVKSYGRRRVVDGVEFEVHPGEIVGLLGPNGAGKTTSFRMTCGLVEPDGGTVKLADKDVTNWPLHKRSREGGMGYLAQESSVFRKLSVQDNLLGVMEMLGFDRRTRRRRCDELLEQFGITKLRKSRAMSLSGGERRRLEIARCLVSNPKIILLDEPFTGIDPVTIDSIQEIVRELRSSGISILITDHQVRETLEITDRSYVVKSGRVLCHGTPREVLAHPEARKHYFGEGMGTTLGAA comes from the coding sequence ATGTCACTGCTAGAAGCCCGTGGGCTCGTCAAATCGTACGGCCGCCGCCGCGTTGTGGACGGCGTCGAGTTCGAGGTCCATCCCGGCGAAATCGTCGGCCTTCTCGGCCCCAACGGCGCCGGCAAGACGACCTCGTTCCGCATGACCTGCGGCTTGGTCGAGCCCGATGGCGGCACGGTCAAGCTCGCCGACAAGGACGTCACCAACTGGCCGCTGCACAAGCGGAGCCGCGAGGGGGGCATGGGCTACCTGGCCCAGGAGTCGAGCGTCTTCCGCAAGCTCTCGGTCCAGGACAACCTGCTGGGCGTCATGGAGATGCTCGGCTTCGACCGCCGCACCCGCCGGCGCCGCTGCGACGAGTTGCTCGAACAGTTCGGCATCACCAAACTGAGGAAGAGCCGGGCGATGAGCCTCTCCGGCGGTGAGCGGCGGCGGCTCGAGATCGCCCGCTGCCTCGTCTCAAACCCCAAGATCATCCTCCTCGACGAACCGTTCACGGGCATCGATCCGGTGACGATCGACAGCATTCAAGAGATCGTCCGCGAGCTGCGTTCGTCGGGCATCTCGATCCTGATCACCGACCACCAGGTCCGCGAAACGCTGGAAATCACGGACCGCAGCTATGTAGTGAAGTCGGGCCGCGTCCTCTGCCACGGCACGCCCCGCGAAGTGCTGGCCCACCCCGAGGCCCGCAAGCACTACTTCGGCGAAGGGATGGGGACAACCCTCGGCGCGGCGTGA
- a CDS encoding LpxI family protein produces MNHRVDDRPAVGVLAAWGRLPIVVAESMRDAGYRVVCLGVRHHAVKADYDGIADAFHWIGPSQLGTAIRLYRRYGVERATMAGKFHKVTLYQPGALIRYLPDWTGAKAFYSHFVGHSADRKDDTLLGRIVEVFATGGVTMEPATDFAPGLLVEEGLVAGRPLSAALQADVAFGWDLAREMGRLDVGQSVCVKGRAAIAIEAIEGTDLCIRRAGELCRGGGFTVVKVAKPNQDMRFDVPTVGVQTLQSMKEAGARVLAIEAGLTILLDPAEFRAYADRHRLTVVAQRRGAAAAAA; encoded by the coding sequence ATGAACCATCGAGTTGACGATCGACCGGCGGTGGGCGTTCTGGCGGCGTGGGGGCGGTTGCCGATTGTTGTCGCCGAGTCGATGCGCGACGCCGGTTACCGTGTGGTGTGCCTGGGCGTGCGGCATCATGCCGTGAAGGCCGACTACGACGGGATCGCCGACGCGTTCCACTGGATTGGACCCAGCCAGCTCGGTACGGCGATTCGATTGTACCGCCGTTACGGCGTCGAACGCGCGACGATGGCGGGCAAGTTCCACAAGGTGACGCTCTATCAGCCGGGCGCATTGATACGCTACTTGCCCGATTGGACCGGGGCGAAGGCTTTCTACTCACACTTCGTCGGCCACAGCGCCGACCGCAAGGACGACACGTTACTCGGCCGCATCGTCGAGGTATTCGCCACGGGAGGCGTCACGATGGAACCCGCCACGGATTTCGCCCCGGGACTGCTGGTTGAAGAGGGCCTCGTCGCCGGCCGGCCGCTCAGCGCCGCGCTGCAGGCCGACGTGGCGTTCGGGTGGGACCTAGCCCGGGAGATGGGCCGCCTCGATGTGGGGCAGAGCGTCTGCGTGAAGGGCCGTGCGGCCATCGCGATCGAGGCGATCGAGGGGACCGATCTCTGCATCCGCCGGGCCGGCGAGTTGTGCCGCGGCGGCGGCTTCACCGTGGTGAAGGTCGCTAAGCCCAACCAGGACATGCGGTTCGACGTGCCGACGGTGGGGGTTCAGACGCTTCAGAGCATGAAAGAGGCCGGCGCCAGGGTCCTGGCGATCGAGGCGGGCCTGACGATCCTCCTCGACCCAGCGGAGTTCCGGGCTTACGCCGACCGCCACCGTCTGACCGTGGTGGCCCAGCGTCGCGGAGCCGCGGCGGCCGCTGCGTGA
- a CDS encoding GH25 family lysozyme yields the protein MLIAGCKFPVVVAAILGVFALSCAPVLAQRSYGIDVSAWQGTITQTEWNNLRNVNDQEFVFIRSSRGGTTGYYNQSDSDNSEGQNTLSQRYDDPFFVQNITRATNAGMLAGAYHFSRPDIVASTQNSGGIANSGTDEANHFLEMAGAWMRPGYLLPVFDLEAGDGIRSDAQITQFSIDFSNRIYEEMGVRPIMYINGNYSAYVVQAPIQDYFPVLWVARYTGGTNPDPSIVESIHPKDTYSPFYGPWDDPPAATHPWSFWQYASTGRLSGYRNGSAGIDVNVAQGGTEFLRDHLVPALWVSGSDGNWSTLANWNSGQPPVAPVQGPGQVSRVGSLTLPSVRLPGSLDTVILERSAENVTVTLDSGNHNIRKLVTREALNITGGTLTVNYTPVAESTPYSVLVSSAVSLTGGALSAHTVQIEPTKTFTLGGGVLTFDTINLAPGFSGPGSLSLAGDVILAPRNGVTAQVQRGAGSGATGGVSLGGGTRTVTVGNGASAVDVSINVPMTGGTLNKSGAGTLRLTGGNTLDGAVVSQGTLLINPSGVDEGVGGDVQVLAGATLAGTGRVGGVVTTNGVVAPSSVGLPLMMPAIEFGDGSELALDIASNVAYDRLLVTGDALSIDAEATVKVTFGPGYTPTFGQTYTAITGAGSVEGLFGEVVTNGPDMVARSVAGGVVLEVLSGLAGDFNNDGAVDGTDYNLWASNLGGPASALLNVGEAETVDAALYTIWRDNEGATLPAIASAVPEPAGVLLGLSGLMALARRRR from the coding sequence ATGCTGATTGCTGGATGCAAGTTCCCCGTCGTCGTCGCGGCGATCCTGGGTGTTTTCGCTCTCTCTTGCGCCCCGGTGCTTGCGCAGCGGTCGTACGGGATCGATGTCTCCGCTTGGCAGGGGACGATCACGCAGACCGAGTGGAACAACCTGCGGAACGTTAACGACCAGGAGTTCGTTTTCATCCGCTCGAGTCGTGGGGGGACCACGGGCTACTACAACCAGAGTGACTCGGACAACTCCGAGGGGCAGAACACCCTCTCGCAGCGATACGACGACCCGTTCTTTGTCCAGAACATCACCCGCGCCACGAACGCCGGGATGCTTGCCGGGGCGTATCACTTCTCGCGGCCCGATATCGTCGCCTCGACACAGAATTCGGGCGGCATCGCCAACAGCGGGACCGACGAGGCCAATCACTTCCTCGAGATGGCCGGCGCTTGGATGCGGCCTGGGTACCTGCTGCCGGTGTTCGACTTGGAAGCGGGGGACGGCATCCGCAGCGACGCACAGATCACCCAGTTCTCGATCGACTTCTCGAATCGGATCTACGAAGAGATGGGGGTCCGCCCCATCATGTACATCAACGGCAACTACTCGGCTTATGTCGTGCAGGCGCCCATCCAGGATTACTTCCCCGTGCTCTGGGTGGCGCGCTATACCGGCGGGACGAACCCCGACCCGAGCATTGTGGAGTCGATCCACCCGAAGGACACCTACAGCCCGTTCTACGGCCCGTGGGACGATCCCCCGGCGGCGACGCACCCGTGGTCGTTCTGGCAGTACGCCAGCACCGGCAGGTTGAGCGGGTACCGCAACGGTTCGGCGGGCATTGATGTGAACGTCGCCCAGGGCGGCACGGAGTTCTTGCGAGACCACTTGGTGCCCGCGTTGTGGGTGAGCGGGTCCGACGGCAACTGGAGCACGCTCGCCAATTGGAACAGCGGCCAACCGCCGGTCGCGCCGGTGCAGGGGCCCGGTCAAGTTTCCCGCGTTGGATCGCTGACGCTCCCTTCGGTGCGTTTGCCGGGCTCACTCGACACGGTGATTCTTGAACGCTCGGCGGAGAACGTTACCGTGACGCTCGACTCGGGCAACCACAACATCCGCAAGCTCGTCACGCGCGAGGCGCTCAACATCACCGGCGGAACGCTGACGGTGAATTACACGCCCGTCGCGGAATCAACGCCGTACTCGGTGTTGGTGTCGTCGGCCGTGTCGCTGACGGGCGGAGCGCTCTCGGCGCACACGGTACAGATCGAACCGACCAAGACCTTCACCCTCGGCGGCGGCGTGCTGACGTTCGATACAATCAACTTGGCGCCCGGCTTCTCAGGTCCCGGGTCGCTATCGCTGGCGGGCGACGTGATCCTGGCGCCGCGGAATGGCGTGACCGCGCAGGTGCAACGCGGCGCCGGGTCGGGTGCGACCGGCGGCGTGTCGCTGGGCGGCGGGACGCGGACCGTCACCGTTGGCAACGGCGCATCGGCCGTGGATGTCTCGATCAACGTGCCGATGACGGGGGGGACATTGAACAAGTCGGGCGCCGGCACGCTGCGGCTCACCGGAGGCAACACGCTTGACGGCGCCGTCGTGTCGCAGGGGACGTTGTTGATCAATCCCAGTGGCGTTGACGAGGGCGTCGGCGGCGACGTTCAGGTCCTAGCGGGGGCGACGTTGGCCGGGACCGGGCGTGTGGGGGGCGTTGTCACTACGAACGGCGTGGTTGCGCCTTCGTCGGTTGGTTTGCCGCTGATGATGCCGGCGATCGAGTTCGGTGATGGGTCGGAGTTGGCTTTGGACATCGCATCGAATGTCGCTTACGACCGCTTGTTGGTAACCGGCGACGCTCTCTCCATCGATGCGGAGGCAACCGTCAAGGTGACTTTCGGTCCGGGGTATACGCCGACGTTCGGCCAGACATACACCGCCATTACCGGCGCGGGTTCTGTTGAAGGTCTCTTCGGTGAAGTGGTCACCAATGGACCGGACATGGTTGCGCGCAGCGTTGCGGGCGGGGTGGTGCTCGAGGTTCTTTCTGGATTGGCGGGCGACTTCAACAACGACGGCGCCGTCGATGGAACGGATTACAACTTGTGGGCCAGCAACCTCGGCGGTCCCGCGTCGGCGCTGCTCAACGTGGGGGAAGCGGAGACGGTGGACGCGGCCCTGTACACCATCTGGCGTGACAACGAGGGCGCGACGCTCCCTGCTATTGCGAGCGCGGTTCCGGAACCGGCCGGCGTGCTGCTGGGGCTGAGCGGTTTGATGGCGCTAGCGAGACGGCGTCGCTGA
- a CDS encoding J domain-containing protein, translating to MFDPIDAVGVVWFLTLFFGVPLLGWLAMVADYRAYLRGLRRALVVVRHYALEAPLWALRDRPACLQELGLAPDCTREEVMAAYRRRVKLVHPDYGGDRRKFELLQQRLHEALRMVDERDS from the coding sequence GTGTTCGATCCGATCGACGCCGTCGGTGTTGTTTGGTTTCTGACGCTGTTCTTTGGCGTGCCGCTGCTGGGGTGGTTGGCGATGGTCGCCGATTACCGGGCCTATCTGCGGGGACTGCGGCGGGCGCTGGTGGTCGTGCGGCACTACGCCCTGGAGGCGCCGCTATGGGCGCTGCGAGACCGGCCGGCGTGCTTGCAGGAACTGGGGCTCGCCCCGGATTGCACCCGAGAGGAGGTGATGGCGGCGTACCGGCGGCGTGTGAAGCTCGTCCACCCCGATTACGGCGGCGATCGCCGGAAGTTCGAGCTGTTGCAGCAACGCTTGCACGAGGCGTTGCGGATGGTGGACGAACGGGATTCGTGA
- the galE gene encoding UDP-glucose 4-epimerase GalE, translating into MKILVTGGAGYIGSHAVRRLLAAGHDVWVIDNLYLGHRAAAPASGLPADRFVEGDLADRPLVEKLLKDNGIESVMHFAAYAFVNESVTDPAKYYQNNVGGTLALLDAMRAVGVKQIVFSSTCATYGNPVKVPMPEDHPQAPINPYGFTKLVIEHALHDYHHAYGLSYAALRYFNASGAAEDGSIGEDHQPETHLIPIILQVALGQREHVTIFGTDYPTPDGSCIRDYIHVDDLADAHLAAIEKLAASKSEPLEVRCNLGTGVGSSVREVIAACEKATGKSIQAVEGPRREGDPPELVADPAGAERLLGWRAKRRDINATVASAWKWHSANPNGYSDK; encoded by the coding sequence ATGAAGATTCTCGTCACCGGCGGCGCCGGGTACATCGGTTCGCACGCGGTGCGCCGGCTGCTGGCCGCCGGGCACGATGTCTGGGTCATCGACAACCTCTACCTCGGCCACCGCGCCGCGGCGCCGGCGAGCGGGCTCCCTGCGGATCGTTTCGTCGAAGGCGACCTTGCCGACCGGCCGCTCGTTGAGAAGCTGCTGAAGGACAACGGCATCGAGTCGGTGATGCACTTCGCCGCGTACGCCTTCGTCAACGAGTCGGTCACCGATCCGGCGAAGTACTACCAGAACAACGTCGGCGGCACGCTCGCGCTGCTCGACGCGATGCGCGCGGTGGGCGTCAAGCAGATCGTCTTCTCCAGCACTTGCGCGACCTACGGCAACCCCGTGAAGGTGCCGATGCCGGAGGACCACCCGCAGGCGCCGATCAACCCGTACGGCTTTACGAAGTTGGTGATCGAGCACGCGCTGCACGACTACCACCACGCTTACGGGCTGAGCTATGCGGCGCTGCGGTACTTCAACGCGTCGGGCGCGGCGGAGGATGGTTCGATCGGTGAGGACCACCAGCCCGAGACGCACCTGATCCCGATCATCCTGCAAGTGGCGCTGGGGCAGCGCGAGCACGTGACGATCTTCGGCACAGACTACCCGACGCCCGACGGCTCGTGCATCCGCGACTACATCCACGTCGATGACCTCGCCGACGCGCACCTGGCGGCGATCGAGAAGCTGGCCGCGTCGAAGAGCGAGCCGCTGGAGGTCCGTTGCAACCTAGGGACGGGCGTTGGTTCGAGTGTCCGCGAAGTGATCGCCGCCTGCGAGAAGGCGACCGGCAAATCGATCCAAGCGGTTGAAGGCCCGCGCCGTGAAGGGGACCCGCCGGAGCTGGTCGCCGACCCCGCCGGCGCCGAGCGTCTGCTCGGCTGGCGGGCGAAACGGCGCGACATCAACGCGACTGTTGCGTCGGCGTGGAAGTGGCACAGCGCCAATCCCAACGGCTACAGCGACAAGTGA
- the lepB gene encoding signal peptidase I, whose product MASKNKRTGSDNRVRTTAELKGADRGDDVPSAAARSRRGGRETVDALVVAFVLAFLIRTFQAEAFVIPTGSMAPTLMGRHKDVFCDQCGTRFKVNSSDDAADQGPLMQRLVREGRMSAREAQGRMQGLLCVGGECPQCRHLMMLSDDTPAKLRPEWQPEAEQTANYSGDRLVVSKYAYSFTDPERWDVAVFKYPGDSQTNYIKRVTGLPGEVVRIFQGDLFVRPLGSDDNFAIAKKPAKTVLAMKQFVHDTHHEAVSLIDAGWPLAWAESEGWVVEKEPAVTVHDAQVYQPTYRGDAPAGETRWLRYRHTPPGEPVWRRVLGDEEPIGVEPKPQLVTDFTAYNTRLNLEQAADLGQLSLAPRPYRAEDLARLGVHWVGDLLLEAHVEVESPEGEVSLDLVEAGTHYGVTIDVATGEASLWRRAFESDEREELASVSTSVRGAGNHAVRLANFDNQLMLWVDGSLVGEPVDYEDAASDAESPAAVPRTSDADEGDLAPAGVAISGGKLKVDRLRLWRDGYYIAMSHTDHSDGLITDLTTTAFEGLTSLSPGDAVQALPIEPSLWEAFARRHHRDFDVKEGQLFVMGDNSGWSLDARLWAGGNNRNGGHPGGPYLERKQLVGKAICVYWPHSWYSVPFTRQMVPAWPNFEDMRLVR is encoded by the coding sequence ATGGCTAGCAAGAACAAACGCACCGGCAGTGACAACCGCGTCCGCACGACGGCTGAATTGAAGGGGGCCGACCGGGGCGACGACGTCCCCAGCGCGGCTGCGCGGAGCCGGCGCGGCGGTCGCGAGACGGTCGACGCCCTGGTCGTGGCGTTCGTGCTGGCGTTCCTGATCCGCACGTTCCAGGCCGAGGCCTTTGTCATCCCCACCGGGTCGATGGCGCCGACGCTGATGGGGCGCCACAAGGACGTGTTCTGCGACCAATGCGGCACGCGCTTCAAGGTCAACAGCAGCGACGACGCGGCCGACCAGGGGCCGCTGATGCAGCGTCTGGTCCGTGAGGGGCGGATGTCGGCCCGGGAGGCTCAAGGCCGCATGCAGGGGCTGTTGTGCGTTGGCGGCGAGTGCCCGCAGTGCCGCCACTTGATGATGCTCAGCGACGACACGCCCGCCAAGCTCCGCCCCGAGTGGCAGCCCGAAGCCGAGCAGACGGCCAACTACAGCGGCGACCGCCTGGTGGTCAGCAAGTACGCCTACTCGTTTACCGATCCCGAGAGATGGGACGTTGCGGTCTTCAAGTACCCGGGCGACTCGCAGACGAACTACATCAAGCGCGTCACGGGCTTGCCCGGCGAGGTGGTCCGTATCTTCCAGGGCGACCTCTTCGTGCGACCGCTAGGTTCAGACGACAACTTTGCGATCGCCAAGAAGCCGGCGAAGACCGTGCTGGCGATGAAGCAGTTCGTGCACGACACGCACCACGAGGCGGTTAGCTTGATCGACGCGGGTTGGCCGCTCGCCTGGGCGGAGTCGGAGGGCTGGGTTGTTGAGAAAGAACCGGCCGTCACCGTGCACGACGCACAGGTTTACCAGCCGACGTACCGAGGCGACGCCCCCGCGGGTGAGACGCGTTGGCTTCGTTACCGCCACACGCCTCCGGGCGAGCCCGTTTGGAGGCGGGTGCTGGGGGACGAGGAGCCGATCGGCGTCGAACCCAAGCCGCAGCTCGTAACGGACTTTACCGCCTACAACACGCGGCTGAACCTCGAGCAGGCGGCCGATCTCGGGCAACTGAGCCTTGCTCCGCGGCCCTATCGCGCGGAAGACCTCGCGCGGTTGGGGGTGCATTGGGTCGGCGACCTCTTGCTTGAAGCGCATGTCGAAGTTGAATCTCCCGAAGGCGAAGTCTCGCTCGATTTGGTCGAAGCCGGCACGCACTACGGGGTGACGATCGATGTCGCGACGGGAGAGGCCTCGTTGTGGCGGCGGGCGTTTGAGTCGGACGAGCGCGAGGAACTCGCCAGCGTCTCGACCAGCGTTCGCGGCGCCGGCAATCACGCCGTGCGGCTGGCGAACTTCGACAACCAACTGATGCTGTGGGTGGACGGTTCGCTCGTCGGCGAGCCCGTCGACTACGAGGACGCCGCGAGCGACGCCGAGAGCCCGGCGGCGGTCCCTCGAACGAGCGACGCCGACGAGGGAGACCTCGCCCCGGCTGGCGTCGCCATTTCAGGGGGCAAGCTCAAAGTCGATCGCCTGCGGTTATGGCGCGATGGTTATTACATCGCGATGAGCCACACCGACCACAGTGACGGGCTTATCACGGATCTGACCACAACCGCTTTTGAGGGGCTGACCTCGCTGTCGCCGGGCGATGCTGTGCAAGCACTACCAATTGAGCCCTCTTTGTGGGAGGCTTTCGCCCGCCGCCATCACCGCGATTTCGACGTCAAAGAAGGCCAGCTCTTTGTGATGGGCGACAACAGCGGCTGGAGCCTCGATGCCCGCCTCTGGGCCGGTGGAAATAACCGTAACGGCGGTCATCCGGGCGGCCCCTACCTAGAACGCAAGCAACTCGTGGGCAAGGCGATCTGTGTCTACTGGCCCCACTCATGGTATAGCGTCCCTTTCACCCGCCAGATGGTGCCGGCCTGGCCCAACTTCGAGGACATGCGGTTGGTGAGATAG
- the lpxD gene encoding UDP-3-O-(3-hydroxymyristoyl)glucosamine N-acyltransferase, with protein sequence MAGSLTLGELAAMVGGEVYGDPATLVRNAWPPQDCDAHSITLVDSVENLPKLEGCAAAAFVAPLGVTEPGRPAIRVANVHAAFVAIVTHFRPRRERSVTGVHPTAVIAPSAVIGRDVSIGAGAVVGEEAVIGDGAMIGANTVVGDDCRVGAGTMLAPRVTLYEGAVVGERCRLHSGVVLGADGFGYRLVDGRHAPVPQLGSVEVGDDVEIGANTTIDRGVYGPTKIGDGTKIDNLVQIGHNCRIGRHNLLASQVGIAGSTSTGDYVVMAGQVGVRDHIHIGKGAIIAAMAGVTNDVPEGEVMLGAPATPVREQKLKIAAIAKLPQLRKEFRELCREVSDLQSRLAERPNNSTLDRAA encoded by the coding sequence ATGGCTGGCTCATTGACCCTGGGGGAACTCGCCGCAATGGTTGGCGGCGAGGTGTATGGCGACCCCGCGACGCTCGTCCGAAACGCCTGGCCGCCGCAAGACTGCGACGCCCACTCGATCACCCTCGTCGATTCGGTCGAGAACCTGCCCAAACTCGAAGGCTGCGCCGCTGCTGCGTTCGTGGCGCCGCTGGGAGTCACTGAGCCCGGCCGCCCCGCGATCCGCGTCGCCAACGTTCACGCGGCGTTCGTGGCGATCGTCACCCACTTCCGCCCACGTCGCGAGCGCAGCGTCACAGGCGTTCATCCCACCGCGGTGATTGCCCCGTCGGCGGTGATCGGCCGCGACGTTTCGATCGGCGCGGGTGCGGTTGTAGGTGAAGAAGCCGTCATTGGCGACGGCGCCATGATCGGCGCCAATACGGTTGTCGGCGACGACTGCCGCGTTGGCGCGGGCACGATGCTCGCCCCACGCGTGACGCTCTACGAGGGCGCCGTCGTTGGCGAACGCTGCCGGCTGCACAGCGGCGTGGTGCTCGGCGCCGACGGTTTTGGCTATCGCCTCGTCGATGGACGTCACGCGCCGGTGCCGCAACTCGGTTCGGTCGAAGTCGGCGACGACGTTGAGATCGGCGCGAACACGACGATCGACCGCGGCGTTTATGGCCCAACGAAGATCGGCGACGGCACGAAGATCGATAACCTCGTGCAGATCGGGCACAACTGTCGCATCGGCCGCCACAACCTGCTCGCCTCGCAGGTCGGCATCGCCGGCAGCACCTCGACGGGCGACTACGTCGTCATGGCGGGCCAGGTCGGAGTTCGCGACCACATCCACATCGGCAAGGGCGCGATCATCGCCGCGATGGCGGGCGTCACGAACGATGTCCCCGAAGGCGAAGTAATGCTCGGCGCCCCCGCAACGCCGGTGCGCGAGCAGAAGCTCAAGATCGCCGCGATCGCAAAGCTGCCGCAACTGCGGAAAGAGTTCCGCGAACTGTGCCGCGAAGTCAGCGACCTGCAGAGCCGTCTTGCGGAGCGACCCAACAACAGCACGCTCGACCGCGCCGCTTAG